A genomic window from Flintibacter sp. KGMB00164 includes:
- a CDS encoding aminoacyl-histidine dipeptidase, producing MNVLSNLEPKSVFRFFEDLCAIPHGSRNTKAISDYCAAFAKERGLEHYQDQDNNIIIIKEATAGYENAPAIILQGHLDMVCEKEHDCTKDMDKEGLDLMVEGDFVTAKGTTLGGDDGIAVAMALAILDAKDIPHPRLEAVFTVDEEIGMLGAVSMDVSPLKGRQLLNLDSEEEGVFTVSCAGGNVTTCLLPIARAPFQGSALTITISGLQGGHSGTEIHKGRANANMLMGRLLQAVAAATEMRIVAVNGGLKDNAIPIKTQAQVLVADAAAAKAAAQEMGACFAAEYRVTDPNVAVSVEDAGEGEAMDAASTKKVLCMLTCLPNGVQVMSADIAGLVQTSLNLGILTTEDSVVRASFCVRSSVDSQKEMLKARLSSLMEQLGGSVEFFGEYSGWEYLADSPLRDRLVAVFREQYSREPRIEAIHAGVECGIFAGKLPGLDCVSIGPDLFEIHTPRERMSISSVQRLWNFVLEVLKRSKQTICN from the coding sequence ATGAACGTACTATCCAACCTGGAACCCAAGAGCGTATTCCGCTTCTTTGAAGATCTGTGCGCCATTCCCCACGGCTCCCGGAACACCAAGGCCATCAGCGATTACTGTGCGGCCTTCGCCAAGGAGCGCGGCCTGGAGCACTATCAGGACCAGGACAATAACATCATCATCATCAAAGAGGCCACTGCCGGCTATGAGAATGCCCCCGCCATCATCCTCCAGGGCCACCTGGACATGGTGTGTGAGAAGGAGCATGACTGCACCAAGGATATGGACAAGGAAGGTCTGGACCTGATGGTGGAGGGCGATTTTGTCACCGCCAAGGGCACCACCCTGGGCGGCGATGACGGCATCGCCGTAGCCATGGCTCTGGCTATTCTGGACGCCAAGGACATCCCCCATCCCCGCCTGGAGGCCGTGTTCACCGTGGACGAGGAGATCGGCATGCTGGGCGCTGTTTCCATGGACGTGTCTCCCCTGAAGGGCCGTCAGCTGCTGAACCTGGACTCCGAGGAGGAGGGCGTGTTCACCGTCAGCTGCGCCGGCGGCAATGTAACCACCTGCCTGCTGCCCATCGCCCGTGCTCCCTTCCAGGGAAGCGCCCTCACCATTACCATCAGCGGCCTGCAGGGCGGCCACTCCGGCACGGAGATCCACAAGGGCCGTGCCAACGCCAACATGCTCATGGGCCGTCTGCTCCAGGCTGTGGCCGCAGCGACCGAAATGCGCATTGTGGCTGTGAACGGCGGTCTGAAGGACAACGCCATTCCCATCAAGACTCAGGCTCAGGTGCTGGTGGCTGACGCCGCCGCTGCCAAGGCCGCCGCCCAGGAGATGGGCGCCTGCTTTGCCGCCGAGTACCGGGTCACCGATCCCAACGTAGCCGTATCCGTGGAGGACGCCGGCGAAGGCGAGGCCATGGACGCCGCCTCCACCAAGAAGGTGCTGTGCATGCTTACCTGCCTGCCCAACGGGGTTCAGGTCATGAGCGCCGACATCGCCGGCCTGGTGCAGACCTCTCTGAACCTGGGCATCCTGACCACTGAGGACTCCGTGGTGCGTGCCTCCTTCTGCGTACGCAGCTCGGTGGACTCTCAGAAGGAGATGCTCAAGGCCCGTCTGTCCAGCCTGATGGAGCAGCTGGGCGGCAGCGTGGAGTTCTTCGGCGAGTACTCTGGCTGGGAGTATCTGGCTGACTCCCCCCTGCGTGATCGCCTGGTGGCCGTCTTCCGCGAGCAGTACAGCCGTGAGCCTCGCATCGAGGCCATCCACGCCGGCGTGGAGTGCGGCATTTTCGCCGGCAAGCTGCCCGGCCTGGACTGCGTATCCATCGGTCCCGACCTGTTTGAGATCCACACTCCCCGGGAGCGCATGAGCATTTCTTCCGTGCAGCGCCTGTGGAATTTCGTCCTGGAAGTATTGAAGCGCAGCAAACAAACTATTTGTAATTAA
- a CDS encoding DUF624 domain-containing protein, which yields MFFNPNDFRRRQERTGPSGLLEIFSREWLTIVKVDALTCLSLVPLVTLPPALLAINHMSRRMAEDRSVTVREFWQSFRANFWRSYPTFFLAVLLPVISLWSSFFYAGQAVGNWILFLPCVFSVFVFVVSLLMSAYLFPLAASGMPLGQAVRQSFALGFARPGQALMCALLNDCLAVLAIGFLPFSIPYFLLGGLMFPCVAGQVIVRPVLDQFCPDLEGEEEEEF from the coding sequence ATGTTTTTCAATCCCAATGATTTTCGCCGCCGCCAGGAGCGCACCGGTCCCTCCGGATTGCTGGAGATCTTCTCCCGGGAGTGGCTGACCATTGTGAAGGTGGATGCCCTCACCTGTCTCTCCCTGGTGCCTCTGGTCACCCTGCCCCCCGCGCTTTTGGCTATAAACCACATGTCCCGGAGAATGGCGGAGGACCGCAGCGTCACCGTCCGGGAGTTCTGGCAGTCCTTCCGCGCCAACTTCTGGCGCTCGTATCCCACCTTCTTCCTGGCGGTTCTTCTGCCTGTCATCTCCCTGTGGTCCAGCTTTTTCTATGCGGGCCAGGCGGTAGGAAACTGGATCCTCTTTTTGCCGTGTGTGTTTTCTGTGTTTGTGTTTGTGGTGTCCCTTCTTATGTCGGCTTATCTCTTTCCTCTGGCCGCCTCGGGGATGCCGCTGGGCCAGGCGGTGCGGCAGAGCTTTGCTCTGGGCTTTGCCCGTCCGGGACAGGCGCTGATGTGCGCTCTGCTCAACGACTGTCTGGCCGTTCTGGCCATCGGATTTCTTCCCTTCAGCATTCCCTATTTCCTGCTGGGCGGACTGATGTTCCCCTGTGTGGCAGGTCAGGTGATTGTGCGTCCAGTTCTGGACCAGTTTTGTCCTGACCTGGAGGGAGAGGAAGAAGAGGAGTTTTAA
- a CDS encoding AraC family transcriptional regulator yields the protein MDQGRFSVFPHENFVDLFLVQFGWEQCESLYSYGPHVRNNYLFHYIISGKGHLEVRQRDGSVRTYPLRAGQGFLICPNQVTTYCADEKDPWAYTWVEFGGVQAQYRLTLAGLGEDQPVYTPIQPDMSQPVKDELLFIANHAQFSSLKLMAHFYLFLDALIDSSSSKQRVRGLSQQGFYIREAIHFIDQYYRDDIRIEQIASFCGLNRTYFSRLFKEVMGQTPQEYLARYRVNKAMELMRNTNMSIGEVASMVGYPNQLYFSKVFRKYQGLPPRVWRQEDLMALEKKQSAEQSQPKAPKVRN from the coding sequence ATGGACCAGGGACGCTTTTCTGTGTTTCCCCATGAAAATTTTGTGGATCTGTTTTTGGTGCAGTTTGGCTGGGAGCAGTGCGAGTCCCTGTATTCCTATGGGCCCCATGTGCGCAACAACTATCTCTTCCACTACATCATTTCCGGGAAGGGACACCTGGAGGTGCGGCAGCGGGACGGCTCCGTTCGGACCTATCCTCTGCGGGCCGGACAGGGCTTCCTGATCTGCCCCAACCAGGTGACTACCTACTGTGCCGACGAAAAAGACCCCTGGGCCTACACCTGGGTGGAATTTGGCGGGGTCCAGGCCCAGTACCGGCTGACCCTGGCCGGGCTGGGGGAGGACCAGCCGGTCTACACCCCCATCCAGCCTGACATGTCCCAGCCGGTGAAGGATGAGCTGCTGTTTATTGCCAACCATGCCCAGTTCTCGTCCCTGAAGCTGATGGCCCACTTCTACCTCTTCCTCGACGCTCTGATCGACAGCTCCTCCTCCAAGCAGCGGGTGCGGGGCCTGTCCCAGCAGGGCTTTTACATCCGGGAGGCCATCCACTTCATCGACCAGTACTACCGGGATGACATCCGCATCGAACAGATTGCCAGCTTCTGCGGTCTTAACCGCACCTATTTCAGCCGCCTGTTCAAGGAAGTCATGGGCCAGACGCCCCAGGAGTACCTGGCCCGCTACCGGGTGAACAAGGCCATGGAGCTCATGCGCAACACCAACATGAGCATCGGAGAGGTGGCCAGTATGGTGGGCTATCCAAACCAGCTGTACTTCTCCAAGGTGTTCCGCAAATATCAGGGCCTGCCCCCTCGGGTATGGCGCCAGGAGGATCTCATGGCCCTGGAGAAAAAACAGAGCGCCGAGCAAAGCCAGCCCAAGGCGCCCAAGGTCCGTAACTAA
- a CDS encoding alpha-galactosidase — MIFFDERRNTITLSTAATTYQMKVDSTGVLLHTYYGPRLRGGDLSNRIVHEDRGFSPNPYEVGKDRTYSLDTLPQEYSSCGVGDFRVPSVEATCGKGSRTVDLRYVGHTVREGKYALEGLPAFYDEGVTAQTLSVELRDSCTGLEVELLYGVLEEYDLITRAVRVRNGGESPMELERVSSVCLDFPAGEHDLITLGGAYAREREPVRMPLTQGVHTVGSVRGTSSHQQNPFVVLCDHETTEDAGRCWGVALVYSGSFQANTEYTQFHETRLTLGINPFHFRWKLQPGESFTTPEAAMVFSAQGLGHMSRQLHRAIRLNLCRGPWKDQRRPILINNWEATLFNFDAEKICSIAKAASQVGVEMMVMDDGWFGKRNDDFAGLGDWNVNQTKLPGGLGPLAHRIEEMGMKFGLWVEPEMVNEDSDLYRAHPDWAFQVPGRPMTRGRSQLVLDLTRAEVRQYIMDNLRATLNSAPISYIKWDMNRSLTDVWSAALPAQRQGEVYHRYVLGVYEILEMLHQEFPQVLIEGCSGGGGRFDCGMLYYTPQIWCSDNTDAIERLRIQYGTSFCYPCAAVGAHVSAVPNGQTGRSVSMHTRGVVAAAGTFGYELDLNEITSEEMEEVRTQIQHFRSCWDLVLRGDYYRLSNPFRQEAFNAWMHVSPDKSRALVGVVMGVGHANPIRPLLRLKGLDPNADYKVNGEVYGGDQLMYGGLALPILQEYQALQFDLERV, encoded by the coding sequence ATGATTTTCTTTGATGAACGCCGCAATACTATTACTCTGAGCACTGCCGCCACCACCTATCAGATGAAGGTGGACTCCACGGGAGTGCTGCTGCATACCTACTACGGTCCCCGCCTGCGGGGCGGTGACCTGTCCAACCGCATCGTGCATGAGGACCGTGGTTTTTCGCCCAACCCCTACGAAGTAGGGAAGGACCGCACCTACTCGTTGGATACCCTGCCTCAGGAATACTCCTCCTGCGGCGTAGGCGACTTCCGTGTGCCCAGCGTGGAGGCCACCTGTGGAAAGGGAAGCCGCACCGTGGATCTGCGCTATGTGGGCCACACCGTCCGGGAAGGAAAGTATGCCCTGGAGGGGCTGCCCGCCTTCTACGATGAGGGTGTGACCGCCCAGACCCTGTCTGTGGAGCTGCGGGACAGCTGCACCGGCCTGGAGGTTGAACTGCTGTACGGCGTGCTGGAGGAGTACGATCTGATCACCCGGGCTGTACGGGTGCGCAATGGGGGCGAGAGCCCCATGGAGCTGGAGCGGGTATCTTCGGTATGCCTGGACTTTCCCGCTGGTGAGCACGACCTCATTACCCTGGGCGGCGCCTACGCCCGGGAGCGGGAGCCGGTGCGGATGCCTCTGACCCAGGGAGTCCACACCGTAGGCAGCGTCCGCGGTACGTCCAGCCATCAGCAGAACCCCTTTGTGGTGCTGTGTGACCATGAGACCACCGAGGACGCCGGACGCTGCTGGGGCGTGGCTCTGGTTTACTCCGGCAGTTTTCAGGCCAACACCGAGTATACCCAGTTCCACGAGACCCGCCTGACTCTGGGGATCAATCCCTTCCACTTCCGTTGGAAGCTCCAGCCCGGCGAGTCCTTTACCACCCCGGAGGCGGCGATGGTATTCTCCGCCCAGGGACTGGGCCACATGAGCCGTCAGCTCCACCGGGCCATCCGTCTCAACCTGTGCCGGGGTCCCTGGAAGGACCAGCGCCGGCCCATCCTCATCAACAACTGGGAGGCCACCCTGTTTAACTTTGACGCAGAGAAGATCTGCTCCATTGCCAAGGCGGCCAGCCAGGTGGGCGTGGAGATGATGGTCATGGACGACGGCTGGTTCGGCAAACGCAATGATGACTTTGCAGGTCTGGGCGACTGGAACGTCAACCAGACCAAGCTCCCCGGCGGCTTGGGTCCCCTGGCCCACCGCATCGAGGAGATGGGCATGAAGTTTGGCCTCTGGGTGGAGCCGGAGATGGTCAACGAGGACTCCGACCTCTACCGGGCCCATCCCGACTGGGCCTTCCAGGTGCCCGGCCGTCCCATGACCCGGGGCCGCTCCCAGCTGGTGCTGGATCTGACCCGGGCCGAGGTGCGCCAGTACATTATGGATAACCTCCGGGCCACTCTAAACAGCGCTCCTATCTCCTACATCAAGTGGGATATGAACCGCAGCCTCACCGACGTGTGGAGCGCCGCCCTTCCCGCCCAGCGCCAGGGCGAGGTGTACCACCGCTATGTGCTGGGCGTGTACGAGATCCTGGAGATGCTCCATCAGGAGTTCCCCCAGGTACTCATCGAGGGGTGCAGCGGCGGCGGCGGACGCTTTGACTGCGGCATGCTCTACTATACCCCCCAGATCTGGTGCAGCGACAACACCGACGCCATCGAGCGCCTGCGTATCCAGTACGGTACTTCTTTCTGTTATCCCTGCGCAGCGGTGGGCGCTCATGTGTCCGCCGTGCCCAACGGCCAGACCGGCCGCAGCGTCTCCATGCACACCCGCGGCGTGGTGGCTGCCGCAGGTACCTTTGGCTATGAGCTGGACCTTAACGAGATCACTTCTGAGGAGATGGAGGAGGTCCGCACCCAGATCCAGCACTTCCGCAGCTGCTGGGACCTGGTGCTGCGGGGCGACTACTACCGCCTCAGCAATCCCTTCCGGCAGGAGGCCTTCAACGCCTGGATGCATGTCTCACCTGACAAGAGCCGCGCTCTGGTGGGCGTGGTCATGGGGGTGGGACACGCCAATCCCATTCGTCCCCTGCTGCGGCTGAAGGGACTGGACCCCAATGCAGACTATAAAGTCAACGGCGAAGTGTATGGCGGCGATCAGCTGATGTACGGCGGCCTGGCCCTGCCCATCCTGCAGGAGTATCAGGCGCTGCAATTTGATCTGGAGCGTGTTTGA
- a CDS encoding carbohydrate ABC transporter permease has protein sequence MKTGTMSRSRGIATGLTYFFLIAGALLMIFPFLWMILTSLKSLSESVQIPPTIFPAKIVWSNFKDALTSLPFVNLYINTIIMVLVRVICAIVFSSMAGYAFAKLHFKGKNLLFTLVLVQMMMPSQIFVIPQYQMLAKVGLTESIFALIFPGLVSAFGTFFLRQAYMGIPNEIGEAAYLDGCNQWQTFTKVMLPLTGTSVAALTIFTAVFAYADLMWPLVVNTDINLMTLSSGLATLKGQFMTNYPVLMAGSLFAMIPMLILYLIFQRQFIEGIALTGGK, from the coding sequence ATGAAAACCGGAACTATGAGCCGCAGCCGCGGCATTGCCACGGGGCTTACCTACTTCTTCCTGATTGCAGGCGCCCTGCTGATGATCTTCCCCTTTCTGTGGATGATCCTCACTTCCCTCAAGTCCCTGTCTGAGAGCGTACAGATCCCGCCTACGATTTTCCCTGCAAAAATCGTGTGGTCCAACTTTAAGGACGCCCTCACCAGCCTGCCCTTTGTCAACCTGTACATCAACACCATCATCATGGTGCTGGTGCGTGTGATCTGCGCCATCGTGTTCAGCTCCATGGCCGGCTACGCCTTTGCCAAGCTGCACTTCAAGGGCAAGAATCTGCTCTTCACCCTGGTGCTGGTACAGATGATGATGCCCTCTCAGATTTTCGTCATTCCCCAGTATCAGATGCTGGCTAAGGTCGGTCTGACTGAGAGCATCTTCGCCCTGATCTTCCCCGGTCTGGTCAGCGCCTTTGGTACCTTCTTCCTGCGTCAGGCCTACATGGGCATCCCCAACGAGATCGGTGAGGCCGCCTACCTGGACGGCTGCAACCAGTGGCAAACCTTCACCAAGGTGATGCTGCCCCTGACCGGCACCTCGGTGGCCGCCCTGACCATCTTCACCGCCGTGTTTGCCTATGCCGACCTCATGTGGCCTCTGGTGGTGAACACCGACATCAACCTGATGACCCTGTCCTCCGGCCTGGCCACCCTGAAGGGCCAGTTTATGACCAACTACCCCGTGCTCATGGCGGGCAGCTTGTTCGCTATGATCCCCATGCTGATTTTGTACCTCATTTTCCAGCGCCAGTTTATCGAGGGCATTGCCCTTACCGGCGGCAAATAA
- a CDS encoding sugar ABC transporter permease produces MRKAQSIAARKEQHWAWLMVAPTIIGLLVLNYYPLIETFILSFSKTKTFGASTFNGIDNYIQMFQSPEFWKATWNTILFCILTVPVGIILALLVALLLNAKVKFKSGFRAIYFLPMVCAPAAIAMVWRWMFNGEYGIINQILGTKISWLTDPKTAIVACAIVAIWSSIGYDAVLLLSGLQNISKSYYEAARIDGAGRIKQFFSITLPMISPTLFVTLIMRMMASLKVYDLIYMMIDQSNPVLPDVQSLMYLFYREAFVAGNKGYASAIVIWTIFLIGIVTVIQFIGQKKWVNYDV; encoded by the coding sequence ATGCGCAAAGCCCAATCCATCGCTGCCCGCAAGGAGCAGCACTGGGCATGGCTGATGGTGGCTCCTACCATCATCGGTCTGCTGGTTTTAAACTATTATCCCCTGATCGAAACCTTTATCCTCAGTTTTTCTAAGACGAAAACCTTTGGAGCCTCTACCTTTAATGGCATTGACAACTACATCCAGATGTTCCAGTCCCCCGAGTTCTGGAAAGCTACCTGGAACACTATCCTCTTCTGTATCCTCACCGTGCCTGTGGGCATCATCCTGGCCCTGCTGGTGGCTCTGCTGCTCAATGCCAAGGTGAAGTTTAAGAGCGGTTTCCGAGCCATTTACTTTTTGCCCATGGTGTGCGCCCCTGCCGCCATCGCCATGGTCTGGCGCTGGATGTTTAACGGCGAATATGGTATTATCAATCAGATCCTGGGCACCAAGATCAGCTGGCTGACCGACCCCAAGACCGCCATTGTGGCCTGCGCCATCGTGGCCATCTGGAGCTCCATCGGCTACGACGCCGTGCTGCTGCTGTCCGGCTTGCAGAACATCTCCAAGAGCTACTATGAGGCTGCCCGCATCGACGGCGCCGGCCGCATCAAGCAGTTCTTCTCCATTACCCTGCCCATGATCTCTCCCACCCTGTTCGTCACCCTCATCATGCGTATGATGGCCTCCCTGAAGGTGTATGACCTCATCTACATGATGATCGACCAGTCCAACCCGGTGCTGCCCGACGTACAAAGCCTGATGTACCTCTTCTACCGGGAGGCCTTTGTGGCGGGCAACAAGGGTTATGCCTCTGCCATCGTGATCTGGACCATCTTCCTGATCGGTATCGTGACTGTCATCCAGTTCATCGGTCAGAAGAAGTGGGTCAACTACGACGTCTAA
- a CDS encoding sugar ABC transporter substrate-binding protein yields MKHLKRTALVLMAAAMAFTATACGSSGGSDAGSDGKLTMQIWDNSQREAMQALADAYHEQNPDVTIEVQVTSWDEYWTKLEAAAGSGNLPDIFWMHTNQILLYADSGMLADVTDLYDDDTYSHYSDISIANTQGSDGRMYGVPKDKDTVCLVYNKEMFDQAGVAYPDENWTWDDLTEASQKIYDATGKYGYMAYCDEQLGYWNFVYQNGGYILNDDKTAAGFDNQATIDAMKFYIGLQDNEWCPDQNYFAETAPGNAFFSEQGAMFLEGTWNLLYEMKNYPEMQGKWDVAVLPKSPNPASGDGRATISNGLCYATSAKNQDNETVMNFLKWLGSEEAQKLQSSYGAAISGYEGTEQAWIDAFDQFDYKLNVQACIDMFDYSVQSVNDATRPVWKSKVNDEMLKIYGGQVSVDEGLKNCNDIINQAIAEG; encoded by the coding sequence ATGAAACATCTGAAACGAACCGCCCTCGTCCTTATGGCTGCTGCCATGGCCTTCACCGCTACCGCCTGCGGAAGCAGCGGCGGCAGCGACGCCGGCAGCGACGGCAAGCTGACCATGCAGATCTGGGACAACTCCCAGCGCGAGGCCATGCAGGCCCTGGCCGATGCCTACCACGAGCAGAATCCTGATGTGACCATCGAGGTCCAGGTCACCAGCTGGGATGAGTACTGGACCAAGCTGGAGGCCGCTGCTGGCTCCGGCAACCTGCCTGACATCTTCTGGATGCACACCAACCAGATCCTGCTGTACGCCGACAGCGGTATGCTGGCTGACGTCACCGACCTGTATGACGACGACACTTACTCCCACTACTCCGACATCTCCATCGCCAACACCCAGGGCTCCGACGGCCGTATGTACGGCGTGCCCAAGGACAAGGACACCGTCTGCCTGGTGTACAATAAGGAGATGTTCGACCAGGCCGGGGTCGCTTACCCGGACGAGAACTGGACCTGGGATGATCTGACTGAGGCCTCTCAGAAGATCTACGATGCCACCGGCAAGTACGGCTACATGGCCTACTGCGACGAGCAGCTGGGCTACTGGAACTTCGTCTATCAGAATGGCGGCTACATCCTCAATGACGATAAGACCGCTGCCGGCTTTGATAATCAGGCCACCATCGACGCCATGAAGTTCTACATCGGCCTGCAGGACAACGAGTGGTGCCCCGATCAGAACTACTTCGCTGAGACCGCTCCCGGCAATGCCTTCTTCTCCGAGCAGGGCGCTATGTTCCTGGAGGGTACCTGGAACCTGCTGTATGAGATGAAGAACTACCCCGAGATGCAGGGCAAGTGGGACGTGGCTGTGCTGCCCAAGAGCCCCAACCCCGCCTCCGGCGACGGCCGTGCCACCATCTCCAACGGCCTGTGCTATGCCACCTCTGCTAAGAACCAGGACAACGAGACCGTTATGAACTTCCTGAAGTGGCTGGGCAGCGAGGAGGCCCAGAAGCTTCAGTCCTCCTACGGCGCTGCCATCTCCGGCTATGAGGGCACTGAGCAGGCTTGGATCGATGCCTTCGATCAGTTTGACTACAAGCTGAACGTGCAGGCCTGCATCGATATGTTCGACTACTCTGTCCAGTCCGTCAACGACGCTACCCGCCCCGTGTGGAAGAGCAAGGTCAACGATGAGATGCTCAAGATCTACGGCGGCCAGGTCAGCGTGGACGAGGGCCTGAAGAACTGCAACGACATCATCAACCAGGCCATCGCAGAGGGCTGA
- a CDS encoding metallophosphoesterase, translated as MKILVVSDCESRYLWDYYTPDKLEGIDLILSCGDVKASYLSFLATFAHCPVLYVRGNHDDRYEQEPPLGCICIDGDLYEYNGLRILGLGGSMRYNNGVNQYTEKEMTRRVWRLLPRIMRKRGFDILLTHAPGKGMVDCHDLCHTGFETFNKLLDKYQPALFLHGHTHLNYGRNIPRESRYGQTRVVNGYERYILEL; from the coding sequence ATGAAGATTCTGGTAGTATCTGACTGCGAGTCCCGGTATCTCTGGGACTACTACACCCCGGACAAGCTGGAGGGAATTGACCTGATCCTCTCCTGCGGGGATGTGAAGGCCAGCTACCTCTCTTTTCTGGCCACCTTTGCACACTGTCCCGTGCTCTATGTCCGGGGCAACCACGACGACCGCTATGAGCAGGAGCCGCCTCTGGGCTGCATCTGCATCGATGGAGACCTCTATGAATACAATGGACTGCGCATTTTGGGCCTGGGAGGCTCCATGCGCTACAACAATGGGGTCAACCAGTACACCGAGAAGGAGATGACCCGGCGGGTGTGGCGGCTGCTGCCACGGATCATGCGCAAGCGGGGCTTTGACATCCTGCTGACCCATGCGCCGGGAAAGGGGATGGTGGACTGCCACGATCTGTGCCACACGGGCTTTGAGACCTTCAACAAGCTGCTGGACAAGTATCAGCCCGCCCTGTTTCTCCACGGACACACCCACCTCAATTACGGGCGAAATATCCCCCGGGAGAGCCGCTATGGACAGACCCGGGTAGTAAACGGCTACGAGCGGTATATTTTGGAATTATAA
- a CDS encoding BMP family ABC transporter substrate-binding protein — translation MPLEEYHKAMRQGLKEEKEAIARGEEPGLRVLPENPDTLAVRRESLGVVEIPSELIDGTCNDLRKNAFSRGFYPVLQEESEFAHKWSNLCKAHLEEGIRDPIKAVEYLNHFYVVEGHKRVSVLKYFGAISIPGVVTRLLPKPSDDPEVVAYYEFLDFYQMTGLNFVVFKRPGEYRELLQALGRTNREAWSAEEIYAFRSFYYMFRDACYRDNADRRYISVALLVYLKIFGYQQSRNKLSSEIGKELVKIRPEILNRLENAGATLVLEDAVKKPLFSFSTTGKICAAFIHGGSAATSKWVYNHEYGRYLLDNTMGDQVRTLSYENVLTDEQADEAIEDAVKKGADMIFTTTPKLLLPSVKAAVLHPDVKILNCSLNTAYPSVRTYYPRLYDAKFIKGAIAGTLVQDGRIGYVADYPTYGSIAGINAFAQGARMVNANARVYLEWANLKEGGGVERLHEKGIVYIDHLDRLAANTGNDMHGMHNLALIQCHWGRLYRSLVRRVVEGSWKQEERGSSAISYWWGMTQGIVGVLCSRRLPIGTRRLASVLRDAIREDRLDPFYGVLMDQQGRVIYGDDAPLPADQILSMNWLSAYVEGRIPAFDELTPKAQELVKLQGIQGLEGSVDP, via the coding sequence ATGCCTTTGGAAGAGTATCATAAAGCGATGCGCCAGGGTCTGAAGGAGGAGAAGGAGGCCATTGCCCGGGGAGAAGAACCGGGTCTGCGGGTCCTTCCTGAAAATCCGGATACCCTGGCGGTGCGGCGGGAATCTCTGGGTGTGGTGGAGATCCCCAGCGAACTGATTGACGGCACCTGCAATGATCTGCGGAAAAATGCCTTCTCCCGGGGCTTTTACCCCGTGCTCCAGGAGGAGAGTGAGTTTGCCCACAAGTGGTCTAACCTGTGCAAGGCCCACCTGGAGGAGGGCATCCGAGACCCCATCAAGGCGGTGGAGTACCTCAACCACTTTTACGTGGTGGAGGGCCACAAGCGGGTGAGCGTGCTGAAATACTTCGGCGCCATCTCCATCCCCGGTGTAGTTACCCGGCTGCTGCCCAAGCCCTCGGACGACCCGGAGGTGGTGGCTTACTACGAGTTTTTGGATTTCTACCAGATGACCGGGTTGAATTTTGTGGTCTTCAAGCGGCCGGGAGAATACCGGGAGCTGCTCCAGGCTCTGGGCCGCACCAACCGGGAGGCGTGGAGTGCGGAAGAAATCTATGCCTTCCGCTCCTTCTACTATATGTTCCGGGATGCCTGCTACCGGGATAACGCCGACCGGCGGTATATTTCGGTGGCGCTGCTGGTCTATCTGAAAATTTTCGGCTATCAGCAGTCCCGCAACAAGCTCTCCTCGGAGATCGGAAAAGAGCTGGTGAAGATCCGCCCTGAGATTCTCAACCGGCTGGAGAACGCGGGAGCTACTCTGGTGCTGGAGGACGCGGTAAAGAAACCCCTGTTCTCCTTCTCCACCACGGGAAAAATCTGCGCCGCTTTTATCCATGGCGGCTCGGCGGCCACCTCCAAGTGGGTCTATAACCATGAGTATGGCCGCTACCTGCTGGACAACACCATGGGCGACCAGGTGCGCACCCTCTCCTATGAGAATGTGCTCACCGACGAGCAGGCCGATGAGGCCATCGAGGATGCGGTGAAAAAGGGTGCGGACATGATCTTCACCACCACCCCCAAGCTGCTGCTGCCCAGCGTGAAGGCGGCGGTGCTTCATCCGGACGTGAAGATCCTCAACTGTTCGCTGAACACCGCCTACCCCTCGGTGCGCACCTACTATCCCCGCCTGTATGACGCCAAATTTATCAAGGGAGCCATTGCCGGTACCCTTGTCCAGGACGGGCGCATCGGATATGTGGCCGACTACCCCACCTACGGAAGCATCGCCGGCATCAACGCCTTTGCCCAGGGAGCGCGGATGGTCAACGCCAACGCCCGGGTTTATCTGGAGTGGGCCAACCTGAAGGAAGGCGGCGGCGTAGAGCGTCTGCACGAAAAGGGGATCGTGTATATCGACCATCTGGACCGTCTGGCCGCCAATACCGGCAATGACATGCACGGTATGCACAACCTGGCGCTGATCCAGTGCCACTGGGGACGGCTGTACCGCAGTCTGGTGCGCCGGGTGGTGGAAGGAAGCTGGAAGCAGGAGGAGCGGGGCAGCAGCGCCATCAGCTACTGGTGGGGCATGACCCAGGGAATTGTAGGTGTATTGTGCTCCCGCCGTCTGCCCATCGGCACCCGCCGACTGGCAAGCGTGCTCCGGGACGCCATTCGGGAGGACCGGCTGGACCCCTTCTACGGCGTGCTGATGGACCAGCAGGGCCGGGTGATCTATGGGGATGACGCGCCTCTGCCTGCCGATCAGATCCTGTCCATGAACTGGCTGTCCGCCTATGTGGAAGGACGCATCCCAGCCTTTGATGAGCTGACCCCCAAAGCCCAGGAGCTGGTGAAGCTCCAGGGAATCCAAGGCCTGGAGGGAAGCGTTGACCCATGA